One Verrucomicrobiaceae bacterium genomic window carries:
- the queD gene encoding 6-carboxytetrahydropterin synthase QueD has product MRARIIKDFRFEAAQTLPNLPCEHKCTKMHGHSFKVEIAIEGEVNPAIGWVYDHAEISRAMKPLLDLLDHSYLNEIEGLENPTIEYMAAWLWKKLAPQLPGLCEIVIYETPSARCVFRGEF; this is encoded by the coding sequence ATGCGTGCCCGTATCATCAAAGACTTCCGCTTCGAAGCGGCCCAGACCCTGCCGAATCTGCCCTGCGAACACAAATGCACCAAGATGCACGGCCACTCCTTCAAAGTGGAGATCGCGATCGAGGGTGAGGTCAATCCAGCCATCGGCTGGGTCTATGACCATGCAGAGATCAGCCGGGCGATGAAGCCGCTGCTCGACCTCCTCGATCACAGCTATCTCAATGAGATCGAGGGGCTGGAAAATCCCACGATCGAGTACATGGCGGCCTGGCTTTGGAAAAAGCTCGCTCCTCAGCTCCCAGGATTGTGCGAGATCGTGATCTACGAGACACCGAGTGCTCGCTGTGTCTTCCGGGGTGAGTTTTGA
- a CDS encoding GNAT family N-acetyltransferase → MSDAAPVHIRLALEKDLPLLRQITVDSFGGVSLDQLLEQKLGRWSERDWRARKAAHIDDDFTAQPDGCFVAERDGEILGYITVRLDTLNSRGRIPNLAVVEAARGLGLGRRLIVYALDFMRARGMKLAQIETMASNAIGQHLYPSCGFEEVTRQVHYAMRL, encoded by the coding sequence ATGTCTGATGCAGCTCCTGTCCACATTCGTCTAGCTCTCGAAAAAGACCTCCCACTCCTGCGACAGATCACAGTGGACTCCTTTGGTGGCGTCTCGCTCGATCAGTTGTTGGAGCAAAAACTCGGCCGCTGGAGTGAGCGTGATTGGCGGGCTCGGAAGGCAGCGCATATCGACGATGACTTCACCGCACAGCCGGATGGCTGCTTCGTCGCGGAGCGTGATGGCGAGATCCTGGGCTACATCACTGTGCGGCTGGATACGCTGAACTCACGCGGCCGTATCCCGAACCTCGCCGTGGTGGAGGCCGCACGCGGGCTCGGTCTAGGCAGGCGACTCATCGTCTATGCTCTGGATTTCATGCGGGCTCGTGGGATGAAGCTGGCGCAGATCGAGACGATGGCCTCCAATGCCATCGGGCAGCATCTCTATCCGAGCTGCGGCTTTGAGGAGGTGACGCGGCAGGTGCATTATGCGATGCGGCTGTGA
- a CDS encoding UTP--glucose-1-phosphate uridylyltransferase produces the protein MPPVRKAVIPAAGYGTRFLPISKAVPKEMLPLVDRPVIQYVVEEAAASGITDILIVISRSKRAIEEHFHPATELEAELAMKNRVSDLEDLHRLQNLARIHYVWQPKMGGLGDAILYARDHTGSEPFAVLLGDTVVTSAGEKPVTRQLADVVEQHGGSAVALQRVEPDKVSRYGILGGQEIAPGLVRADVFVEKPKPEDAPSNLAVSARYVLSPRIYQHLETTAPSKGGELQLTDAMRSLMREEALHGLVYDGKRHDIGNKLDFIKANLHFGLQRDDIAPALMDYLRTLVK, from the coding sequence ATGCCTCCTGTCCGCAAAGCTGTCATTCCTGCCGCCGGTTACGGCACACGCTTCCTCCCCATCTCCAAAGCCGTGCCCAAGGAGATGCTACCCCTGGTAGATCGCCCTGTGATCCAGTATGTCGTGGAGGAGGCTGCCGCATCGGGCATCACCGACATCCTGATCGTCATCTCGCGGTCCAAGCGGGCCATCGAAGAGCACTTTCATCCCGCAACGGAGCTAGAGGCCGAATTGGCGATGAAGAACCGCGTCAGCGATCTCGAGGACCTGCACCGCCTGCAAAATCTGGCCCGCATCCACTACGTCTGGCAGCCGAAGATGGGTGGCCTGGGCGATGCCATCCTGTATGCACGCGATCACACGGGCAGTGAGCCCTTTGCCGTGCTGCTGGGCGATACGGTGGTGACTAGCGCTGGTGAAAAACCTGTCACCAGGCAGCTCGCGGATGTGGTGGAGCAGCACGGAGGCAGCGCTGTGGCGCTGCAACGCGTGGAGCCAGATAAAGTCAGCCGCTACGGCATCCTCGGTGGGCAAGAGATCGCGCCAGGGCTGGTGCGGGCAGATGTTTTCGTCGAAAAACCAAAGCCTGAGGATGCTCCATCGAATCTAGCCGTCAGCGCACGCTACGTGCTGAGTCCCCGCATTTACCAGCACCTGGAGACCACCGCTCCGAGCAAAGGCGGCGAGCTCCAGCTCACCGATGCGATGCGCAGCCTCATGCGTGAGGAGGCCCTGCACGGACTCGTCTATGACGGCAAACGCCACGACATCGGCAACAAGCTCGATTTCATCAAGGCGAACCTCCACTTCGGCCTCCAGCGTGATGACATCGCCCCAGCTCTGATGGACTACCTACGCACCCTGGTGAAATGA
- a CDS encoding ankyrin repeat domain-containing protein produces the protein MLLCACDDPQQRALNDVAKRGYSLSVAEFHRAAEKGDVGALESFLAAGTAIDVADAEGVTALSSAIAAKQGAAADFLIGKGCRLTAAPAAEASTLLLAASAGDAALVTKLLPAHRPEQVVEALLAATRQGHFDAVTTLLRDAKSQLRPHTAPTLLLAAENGHIDCMDALLQAGADADMHDSTTGMTPLHLAAKNGHLEAVRLLLRNGADLFALTQEGKTVWETGAEALPADIAALLAEADQALAAAPPPPRITDAQILGTLILTDTHLTELPFRFTDMDGRAAVLQMNEGGPALHVRPGEQIGTTPWQLVELRTASPALPAALQPALFISDSRDGRRHLLIRGRAAYGTPLAATVQVTGTETSYEARPGDVFSLQGEKVTVQSVTRDHLVLVDIYGATKEIAW, from the coding sequence TTGCTCCTCTGTGCCTGTGATGACCCGCAGCAGCGTGCGCTCAATGATGTCGCGAAACGTGGCTACAGCCTCAGTGTGGCAGAATTTCACCGCGCAGCGGAAAAGGGCGATGTGGGAGCACTCGAGTCGTTTTTAGCCGCCGGCACCGCGATCGACGTAGCAGACGCAGAGGGTGTCACGGCGCTCTCTTCAGCCATCGCGGCAAAGCAGGGCGCGGCGGCAGATTTTCTCATCGGCAAAGGCTGCCGCCTCACTGCAGCACCCGCTGCAGAGGCCTCCACACTGCTACTCGCCGCCAGCGCAGGTGACGCCGCACTAGTCACCAAATTACTGCCTGCACACCGCCCCGAGCAAGTCGTGGAGGCACTGCTGGCGGCGACACGGCAGGGCCACTTTGATGCCGTGACAACGCTCCTGCGTGATGCCAAGTCACAGCTACGTCCCCACACCGCCCCTACCCTGCTCCTCGCGGCTGAAAATGGCCACATCGACTGCATGGATGCCCTGCTCCAAGCTGGCGCAGATGCCGACATGCATGACAGCACCACAGGCATGACGCCGCTGCATCTCGCCGCGAAAAACGGCCACCTCGAAGCTGTGCGATTGCTCCTGCGCAATGGAGCAGACCTCTTCGCCCTCACCCAGGAGGGGAAAACCGTGTGGGAGACCGGTGCAGAGGCTCTACCGGCAGACATCGCTGCTCTCTTGGCAGAGGCAGACCAGGCTCTCGCTGCCGCACCACCGCCACCACGCATCACGGACGCCCAGATTCTGGGCACGCTCATCCTCACAGACACGCATCTCACCGAGCTGCCCTTCCGTTTCACCGACATGGATGGCCGTGCAGCGGTGCTCCAGATGAATGAGGGCGGCCCAGCGCTGCACGTCCGCCCCGGCGAGCAGATCGGCACCACGCCCTGGCAGCTCGTGGAGCTGCGCACCGCCAGCCCGGCACTGCCTGCCGCGCTCCAGCCCGCTCTTTTCATCAGTGACTCACGCGATGGCCGCCGCCACCTGCTCATCCGTGGCCGCGCTGCCTACGGCACACCACTGGCTGCCACCGTGCAGGTCACAGGCACGGAGACTTCTTATGAAGCACGGCCAGGAGATGTCTTTTCACTCCAAGGTGAAAAAGTGACCGTACAAAGCGTCACGCGTGACCATCTCGTGCTGGTGGACATTTACGGAGCCACCAAAGAGATCGCCTGGTAG
- a CDS encoding VCBS repeat-containing protein produces MLCKTLSRLGLTFSALFIPHALLQADALTPLKYNHPGLVVDLGVGLWAWPLPMDFDGDGDLDLVVNCPDKPYNGIYFFENATGDTAKNKMPVFKPAKRISKGAQNVQVSYIDGKPVVLTPGYAHPDFLKSGIEKQVKLGPPTNIHMNKVRANMWRSADYDGDGKNDLLVGVGDWTEYGWDNAYTTDGRWMNGPLRGYVYLLANTGTNDKPAYDKPKKLMATDRPVETYEWPSPNLGDFDGDGDLDLLCGEFLDGFTYFQNTGTRTKPKLALGKRLQTASGGYLTMDLEMITPTAIDWDKDGDLDLICGDEDGRVAFIEHTGQYAAQVPIFAAPRYFQQEADQVKFGALVTPVGFDWDGDSDTDLICGNTAGYVAFIENLSGKGVETPKWAAPVKLTAGGKIIRPMAGPNGSIQGPCEAKWGYTTQTVADWDLDGLPDLLLNSILGKVVWFENIGTRQKPQLAAAQPIHVEWNGSQPRLAYGWLRPEGKSLLTQWRTTPVGVDWNKDGLTDLVMLDQEGFLAFFERAKQGDKLVLKHPQRVICAAADTARTGMLDRVLSHLKVKTPVAMSPGQPLQLNSGIAGKSGRRKICIMDWDQDGQLDILLNSANANFLRQQSQRDGKWFFTDMGLLSDANIEGHDVSPTTVDFNADGIPDFLGGAEDGHLYYMRNPQAK; encoded by the coding sequence ATGTTGTGCAAGACACTCTCCCGGCTCGGCCTCACCTTTTCAGCCCTTTTCATCCCTCACGCACTGCTCCAGGCAGACGCACTCACGCCGCTGAAGTACAATCACCCAGGCCTCGTCGTCGATCTAGGTGTGGGTTTGTGGGCATGGCCGCTGCCGATGGACTTTGATGGGGATGGAGACCTCGATCTCGTCGTGAACTGCCCGGACAAGCCCTACAACGGCATCTACTTCTTTGAAAACGCCACGGGTGACACCGCGAAGAACAAAATGCCCGTCTTCAAGCCCGCCAAACGCATCAGCAAAGGCGCTCAAAATGTCCAGGTCAGCTACATCGACGGCAAACCGGTCGTGCTGACTCCTGGATATGCGCATCCAGACTTCCTCAAATCCGGCATCGAAAAGCAAGTGAAGCTCGGGCCACCGACCAACATCCACATGAACAAAGTCCGCGCCAACATGTGGCGCAGCGCCGACTACGATGGAGATGGCAAAAACGATCTCCTCGTCGGTGTCGGCGACTGGACCGAGTACGGCTGGGACAATGCCTACACCACCGATGGACGCTGGATGAATGGCCCCCTGCGCGGCTATGTCTATCTCCTGGCCAATACCGGCACCAACGACAAGCCCGCGTATGACAAGCCAAAGAAGCTCATGGCCACCGATCGCCCCGTGGAGACGTATGAATGGCCATCACCGAATCTCGGCGACTTCGATGGCGATGGGGATCTCGATCTGCTCTGCGGCGAGTTCCTGGATGGTTTCACCTATTTCCAAAACACCGGCACTCGCACGAAGCCAAAGCTCGCGCTCGGTAAGCGCCTCCAGACTGCCTCTGGCGGGTATCTCACGATGGATCTCGAAATGATCACCCCCACCGCCATCGACTGGGATAAGGACGGCGATCTCGATCTCATCTGCGGTGATGAAGATGGCCGCGTGGCCTTCATCGAGCACACGGGCCAATATGCTGCCCAGGTGCCCATTTTCGCGGCACCACGCTATTTTCAGCAGGAGGCCGATCAGGTGAAATTCGGCGCTTTGGTCACGCCCGTGGGATTTGATTGGGATGGCGATTCGGACACGGATCTCATCTGTGGCAACACAGCGGGTTATGTCGCCTTCATCGAAAACCTGAGCGGAAAAGGCGTGGAGACGCCGAAATGGGCCGCGCCGGTGAAACTCACCGCTGGCGGAAAAATCATCCGCCCGATGGCTGGCCCGAATGGCAGCATCCAGGGCCCCTGTGAGGCCAAATGGGGCTACACCACACAAACAGTGGCCGACTGGGACCTAGACGGGCTGCCAGACCTTCTTTTGAACTCCATCCTGGGCAAAGTCGTGTGGTTCGAAAACATCGGCACACGCCAAAAACCGCAACTCGCCGCCGCACAGCCCATCCATGTCGAGTGGAACGGATCACAGCCCCGTCTGGCTTACGGTTGGCTGCGACCGGAGGGCAAATCCCTGCTCACTCAATGGCGCACCACACCCGTCGGAGTCGATTGGAACAAAGATGGCCTCACCGATCTCGTGATGCTCGATCAAGAGGGCTTCCTGGCCTTCTTTGAGCGTGCGAAGCAGGGCGACAAACTCGTCCTCAAGCATCCGCAGCGTGTCATCTGCGCTGCCGCAGATACAGCGAGGACAGGCATGCTCGATCGAGTGCTGAGCCACCTCAAAGTGAAGACGCCTGTCGCTATGTCGCCCGGCCAGCCGCTCCAGCTCAACTCCGGCATCGCAGGGAAAAGTGGCCGCCGGAAAATCTGCATCATGGACTGGGACCAAGACGGCCAGCTCGACATCTTGCTGAACTCCGCCAACGCCAACTTCCTCCGCCAGCAAAGCCAGCGCGATGGCAAATGGTTCTTCACCGACATGGGACTGCTCTCTGACGCCAATATCGAAGGCCATGACGTCAGCCCCACCACAGTCGATTTCAATGCCGATGGCATCCCCGATTTCCTCGGCGGAGCAGAAGACGGACACCTCTACTACATGCGTAATCCGCAGGCGAAATGA
- a CDS encoding arylsulfatase yields MRFTVLALALCSVIHASSAAEQRPNLIYILADDMGFSDIGCYGGEIDTPNLDALAKGGLRFTQFYNTARCCPTRASLLTGLYPHQAGIGHMMEDRQMEGYRGNLSRKCVTIAEALKPAGYKSYAVGKWHVTNVTKPQNEAEKHNWPLQRGFDRFYGTIHGAGSFFDPNTLTRDNSFISPFTDAEYPASDYYYTDAISDHASRFIREHDRAKPFFLYIAYTAAHWPMHAKEKDIAKYKGRYAAGYEAVRKARYENMLQEGVIHASSTTNWPLPAQMGEKEFWEWDQRNMEVFAAMVDSMDQGIGRIVQALKDAGQYDNTLICFLQDNGGCAENMGRVGKGPQRADAATLPPLSKEYLQPDMIPKQTRDGYPMRQGKGVMAGAGDTYIGYGEAWATVSNTPFRKHKHWVHEGGISTPLIAHWPAGIQRHGELENTPGHLIDLMATAVDLSKTTYPANVKPMEGRSLAPLFSSGKIEREAIYWEHEGNRAVRQGDWKLVAEHAKPWELYNIAKDRSEQHDLSAAEPERVKQMIAMYDTYAKRANVEPWESVIPKQQPKAGKGKKGKGKK; encoded by the coding sequence ATGCGCTTCACGGTGCTGGCGCTGGCGCTTTGCTCGGTGATTCACGCGTCTTCAGCTGCGGAGCAGCGGCCGAATCTCATTTATATCCTCGCGGATGACATGGGTTTTTCCGACATCGGCTGCTATGGCGGCGAGATCGACACGCCGAATCTCGATGCGCTAGCGAAGGGCGGGCTGCGCTTCACGCAATTCTACAACACCGCGCGGTGCTGCCCCACGCGTGCATCCTTACTCACCGGGCTATATCCGCATCAGGCGGGCATCGGCCACATGATGGAGGACCGGCAGATGGAGGGCTATCGCGGTAATCTGAGCCGGAAATGCGTCACCATCGCTGAGGCGCTGAAGCCCGCTGGTTACAAGAGCTACGCCGTCGGCAAATGGCATGTCACCAATGTCACGAAACCGCAAAACGAAGCCGAAAAGCACAACTGGCCGCTCCAGCGTGGCTTTGACCGCTTCTACGGCACCATCCACGGTGCTGGCAGCTTTTTTGACCCGAACACGCTCACTCGCGACAACAGCTTCATCTCGCCCTTCACCGATGCGGAGTATCCGGCCAGCGACTACTACTACACGGATGCCATCAGCGATCATGCCAGCCGCTTCATCCGCGAGCATGATCGGGCAAAGCCCTTCTTCCTCTACATCGCCTACACAGCGGCTCACTGGCCGATGCATGCGAAAGAAAAAGACATCGCGAAATACAAGGGGCGCTATGCCGCTGGCTACGAGGCTGTGAGAAAGGCACGCTACGAAAACATGCTCCAAGAAGGCGTCATCCATGCCTCCAGCACCACCAACTGGCCGCTGCCAGCGCAGATGGGGGAGAAGGAGTTCTGGGAGTGGGATCAGCGCAATATGGAGGTCTTTGCGGCCATGGTGGACAGCATGGATCAGGGCATCGGCCGCATCGTGCAGGCGCTGAAAGATGCTGGTCAGTATGACAACACGCTGATCTGCTTTTTGCAGGACAATGGCGGCTGCGCAGAAAACATGGGGCGTGTGGGGAAAGGCCCGCAGCGTGCGGATGCAGCTACTTTGCCGCCTTTGAGTAAAGAGTATCTCCAGCCCGATATGATCCCGAAACAAACCCGCGACGGCTACCCCATGCGGCAGGGGAAAGGCGTCATGGCTGGTGCTGGTGACACCTACATCGGCTACGGCGAGGCCTGGGCTACCGTATCGAATACGCCCTTCCGCAAGCATAAGCACTGGGTGCATGAAGGCGGCATCAGCACACCGCTCATCGCGCATTGGCCCGCAGGTATACAGCGGCATGGAGAGCTGGAAAATACCCCTGGCCACCTCATCGACCTCATGGCCACGGCTGTCGATCTCTCCAAGACGACTTATCCTGCGAATGTGAAGCCCATGGAGGGCCGCAGCCTCGCACCACTCTTCTCTAGCGGCAAAATCGAGCGCGAAGCCATCTACTGGGAGCACGAGGGGAACCGCGCCGTCCGCCAAGGCGACTGGAAGCTCGTCGCTGAACACGCCAAGCCCTGGGAACTCTACAACATCGCCAAAGACCGCTCCGAGCAGCATGATCTCAGTGCCGCAGAGCCGGAGCGAGTGAAGCAAATGATCGCCATGTATGACACCTACGCGAAACGAGCCAATGTCGAGCCCTGGGAGAGCGTGATCCCCAAGCAGCAGCCAAAAGCCGGTAAGGGAAAGAAGGGCAAAGGGAAAAAGTAA